The following is a genomic window from Acidimicrobium ferrooxidans DSM 10331.
TGTCCTCAAGAAGACGTCCCTGGGCCTTCGTGCTCTCCCTCACCGCAGACTCCAGGTCGCCGAGGAGGCGCTCAAGCCTGTCGACGCGCTGGGCGACCTCGAACACGGCTCGCCGCGTCGCGGGGGCCCGCACCTGCGCCGCAACGGCCCGAGCAAGGGAACCGGTGAGTCCGCCCCGCACGAGGACCCTCGCCCGTGCCACAAGCTGGGTCACGAGTGGGGGTGTGACATGGCGAGCGGGGCCGGGGTGGCCATCTGCTCCCGGAGCGGTCCGCTCACGCCACCTCGCGCGGATCGCCGCGTCCATCGGCAGTGCATCGAGGATCTCCAGGAGCTCACGCGCACCGTCATGCCACGTGCGATCGACGATGAGCGGGTGTGTCGGCGGATTGGTGATCCCGACCTCCTGGATCTCTCCGAGGAGCGCAGCGAGCGCGGAGGCGTCGCCCGGCCCGACGAATCTGGCATAGCCGTCGAAGAGTTCGCGATGGACCGGAATATCGCTCAAGATCAGCGGTACGCCATTGACCGCCGCCTCCACGCTCGGGAGATCGAAACCTTCCTCGACCGAGAGCGAGAGGAGGGCGCGGCTTCCCATGATGGTACGCCACAACTTCTCGTCAGAGGCGTCTGCAAGCCAGGTCAACGGCCGCCCGGCCTGGACGAGCTCCTCGATGCGAGCGCCGATATGGTTCGCACGCCATCCCAACCGACCGACGATGACCAGGGGGACCGATCCACCTGCCTGCCAGTGAGCCTCGAAGCCGTCGAGGACGGTCGTGTAGTTCTTCCGGGGCTCAAGGGTCCCGACCGCGACGACCGGACCGCTCTGTACGTCGACGATCCGCTGTGCAGAGGGCTGCCGAGCATGCATGCCCGAGAGCCAGCAGACGCGCACACGCTCAGCGGCCAGCTCACGCCACGGCACCGTCCGCGCCAGCATCGCTCTCGTCGCCTCTGCCGTCGATCGCGAGACCGCGACGACCCCGTCTGCGAACGTCCCTACCTCGAGCATCCACAGACCGAACTGGCGCACGAGACCTTCGTCGGCGGTCCAGGAGTGGGTGAGAGGGACGACGTCGTGCTGCAGGACCGCGAGTCGCATCCCCTCGAGCCACCACGGGGCCAAGCGATAGCTCAGGCCCAGGTGCCAGCTGCTGTCGGCGACGAAGACGAGGTCGTCACGGCTCAGCTCGAGCGGCCGCCTGGGCACGCCGAGCGGCTTGTCCTGCGGGCGAGGGATGCGGGCAAGCTCCCAGACCGTCGGGCCAACGGCCTCGCCCCCCAAGCTGCCCACCACCACGTCTCGGCCACGACGACGACCCTCGACGACGAGCGCCTCTCCGAGTTCGCGGACGACCCTCTGGATCCCTGTCGCTCGCCACGGTTCGCGATCGATGTAGGAGCAGTCCCAGATGATCCGACCTCGAGCTTGCGCGGACCCCTGCGACGCGTTCGACCGGCGAGAGGGGCTCTGCATGCTCCCGCATGCTAGCGCTCGCCCACCCGCGCGACTAGCCAGCCTCCGAGAGACGCCGACACCTGCGGAGACGAGCAGCGCGAGGGCCGAAGCCAGTGCGCCAGAGGGCGAGGCCCGACGACCCAGCGCGACGACCGACGACGACCCACCGGCCCCGGGAAGCCGACAACGGGCACGGGGACGGCATCTGCGCCACCAGAGACGAGCAACGGGGCGGGGGCAATCCGTGCCCCCGCCCCGTCCTGATGCCTCATCGCATCGTGCGCACATGCACCGACCTATGCGCTGATCGAACCCCCGGCTGTGAACGGGCCCGTGTCGCCAAACGCCGGACCCGATCCCATGTACTCGGCATTACCGAAGGCGAACACGCCGCCGTCAGCCGCGAGGAGCCAGTAGCCCATGCCGTCGGGGGTGGGCACGAGGCCGATCACCGGTTGGGCGAGCGGGTGAGCTCCGTGCAAGCCGGTGAGCCCGTCCGTGTAGGTGTTCCCCATGTAGTGCGCATCACCGAAGGCGAACACGCCGCCGTCAGCGCCCACCAGCCAGTAGCCCATGCCGTCGGGGGTGGAGGCGATGCCGACGATGGGGGCGGCGAGCGGGTGAGCTCCACCGAGCCCCGTCAGGCCGTCCGTGTAGGTGTTCCCCATGTACTCGGCATCACCGAAGGCGAACACGCCGCCGTCAGCGCCCACCAGCCAGTAGCCCATGCCGTCGGGGGTGGAGGCGATGCCGACGATGGGGGCGGCGAGCGGGTGAGCTCCACCGAGCCCCGTCAGGCCGTCCGTGTAGGTGTTCCCCATGTAGTGCGCATCACCGAAGGCGAACACGCCGCCGTCAGCGCCCACCAGCCAGTAGCCCATGCCGTCGGGGGTGGAGGCGATGCCGACGATGGGGGCGGCGAGATGCGTCACGCCAGCCGTTTGCACCGATCCGTAGCTGGGCGCGCCACCCACCGACATCACCATGCCGCTCGCCGTAACCTCCCAGCCCGCACCGGCCATGGCGGGGTCAGGCGCATAGCCCACGACACCGCTCGCGGGTGCCGCCGGCTGGCCAGTACCCAGCGGACCGAAGCTCGACACGTGCCCATTGCCCCGCACGAACGCGTACGAACCGTACGCGGTGTTCGGCGCCATCAGGGCGTTCAGCGTCGAGGAGTTCGAGTCGTCGTAGTAGACCTGCAGCTGACCCATCGCGTTCGTCGCGGTGGCGAGGCCGAAGAGGCCGCCGGCAGCGCCGGTGTCGAGCACTCGGGTCGCGACGACCATCCCGTTCATCGGGTTGATCTCGAGCAGGTCGTTGTTCGTCGCACCGTTCACGACGAGAAGATCGCCGTTCTGCGGATTGATCGCGATGTTCTGCGGCGACTGCAGGAGTGGGCTCTGCGACACGACCATGGGGGTCTGCGGCGTCGTCGCGGTCAGCGCGTTCGGAATCGCATAGATGGTGTTGTTCACGTCGTCGGCGACGTAGAGCATCCCGTTCGCCGGGTCATACACCATGCCCTGAGGCCCACCGGCATTGGACGCGGTTTCACCACCGGAGACGTTGGAGTTGGTCGGGAGCCCTGTCGCGAGCGCCGTGTAGGTGGCGTTCAGCGGCTGGCCGTTGGACGTGCCGGTCGGGTTGGGGTTGAGCCGCCACACCTGTCCGTCAGCGCCGGTGTTCGACACGGCGACGTTCGACCAGAAGAAGGCACCCGGTGCGACCGCGGCCCCCCAAACGCCCGCGAAGGTCGAGTTTGTGCTCGTGTAGTTCGCAATCAGCGTGCCCGAGGAGTTGATCACCGCATACCCAGAACCTGAACCGTTCGCTGTGCTCCCCCAGTAGCCGACCCAGACGATGTCGTTCGAGGGGTTGATGGCGATCCCCACCGGTCCGGTGATGTCGGCGTTCTGGTAGAAGGTGGTCGATTGACCGGTCGTGGGGTTGACCTCGACGATGCTCGTCCCAGCACCGAACGTGCCGGCCGACGAGTTGAAATCTGCCACGAGCACGTCGCCTGCGACGAGATTGCCCATCGTCTTCGGTACGACGGCGACGCCGTAGGGATTCGTATCGTTGTTCGACGCTGTCGCGGACCCGACCTTCACGTTGGCGAGCTGGGGGAACAGATTGCCCATCGGACTCGTCTGCGCAACGAGCGCTGAACTCGAGACGCCCGCGAGGGCGAGCAGCGCAGAAGCGGCGACCACGCCGCCACTCGCAACGCCCCAGCGGCGCTTCCACGGACTCCTTGGCATGAGGGACCTCCTTGGCACCACTCGTCAGCGGCCGCCAGCAGCACACGCCCCATGGGGTGTGTGGTCTGCGGCCACGGCACGCTTCTACGTGCCGAGAGGAGGTACGTACGAGGACCCCAGAACGTTCACGGATCCACGCCGACGGGCCTCATCAACCCTTCAGCATTGGCCTTCAGCATTGGAACGTGCCGGGGCCTCGTCGCGCCGGAGTGGCTCACGCCGCCTTGACGGCCGCGACGAGGGCGGCGAGCGACGCCTTCGCGTCGCCGAAGAGCATCACCGTCTTCGGGTTGTAGAACAAGGGATTGTCGACCCCAGCGAAGCCAGGCCGCATGGAGCGCTTCAAGAACACCACCGTCTTCGCCTCGTCGACGTTGAGGATCGGCATACCGTAGATCGGACTCGACGACTGCGTCCTCGCGGCAGGGTTGACGACGTCGTTCGCGCCCACGACGAGGACCACGTCGGTGGTCCGGAACTCGTCGTTCGCCTGCTCGAGATCGTGGAGCTGCTCATAGGGGATGTCCGCCTCCGCGAGCAGCACGTTCATGTGACCTGGCATGCGGCCCGCCACGGGATGGATCCCGAAGCTCACCTCGACCCCGCGCCCCTCGAGAGCGCGCACGAGATCTCGCACCGTGTGCTGCGCCTGGGCCACCGCGAGACCGTAGCCCGGAACGATGACGACCTTCGACGCATAGGCCAGCATGGTTCCGATGTCGTCGGCGGTCCCCGATCGAACGGTCGCACCCTCGGGGATGCCCTCGGCGCCGCCCGCGCCCTTAGGCGCCGAGCCCACCGCCGCGAAGAGGACGTTGGCGAGGGAGCGACCCATCGCGTCCGACATGAGCTTCGTGAGCAGTGTCCCGGACGCACCGACGAGGGTGCCGCCGATGATCACGACGGTCGAGTGGACGACGAAACCGGTCGCGGCGACGGCGAGACCGGTGAAGGCGTTCAGGAGCGAGATCACGACCGGCATGTCCGCGCCACCGATCGGCAGCACGAACGCCACGCCGAGGACGACGGCTGCGGCGACCAGCACACCAAGGGCCACCCGATCGGTGGGCCCCACCGCGACCGCGACCATCCCTCCGATCACCGCGAGCAGCAAGAGCGCGTTCACGACCTGCTGGGCGGTGTAGGTGATGGGGCGCCCGGTCATGAGTTCTTGGAGCTTGGCGAAGGCGATCGCCGACCCCGCGAACGAGATCGCGCCGATCGCGACCGAGAGCACCGAGGCCACCGACGCGAGCGTCGCACCCCCACCTCGCGTGGCGAGCACGCTCACGATCGCGACGGTGGAGGCCGCGCCGCCACCCA
Proteins encoded in this region:
- a CDS encoding glycosyltransferase yields the protein MQSPSRRSNASQGSAQARGRIIWDCSYIDREPWRATGIQRVVRELGEALVVEGRRRGRDVVVGSLGGEAVGPTVWELARIPRPQDKPLGVPRRPLELSRDDLVFVADSSWHLGLSYRLAPWWLEGMRLAVLQHDVVPLTHSWTADEGLVRQFGLWMLEVGTFADGVVAVSRSTAEATRAMLARTVPWRELAAERVRVCWLSGMHARQPSAQRIVDVQSGPVVAVGTLEPRKNYTTVLDGFEAHWQAGGSVPLVIVGRLGWRANHIGARIEELVQAGRPLTWLADASDEKLWRTIMGSRALLSLSVEEGFDLPSVEAAVNGVPLILSDIPVHRELFDGYARFVGPGDASALAALLGEIQEVGITNPPTHPLIVDRTWHDGARELLEILDALPMDAAIRARWRERTAPGADGHPGPARHVTPPLVTQLVARARVLVRGGLTGSLARAVAAQVRAPATRRAVFEVAQRVDRLERLLGDLESAVRESTKAQGRLLEDTYGRLEALASLEALSEQLVREVADVKHRLGAVEAPERRTLAPELRERG
- a CDS encoding NAD(P)(+) transhydrogenase (Re/Si-specific) subunit beta, encoding MILAALAARQVAVDIAYLVAASLFILGLRGLASPRSARRGNLTAAVGMVIAIAASLVGEHPSAGVVELAVAAVVVGAVIGAVSARRVRMTAMPQMVAAFNGVGGGAASTVAIVSVLATRGGGATLASVASVLSVAIGAISFAGSAIAFAKLQELMTGRPITYTAQQVVNALLLLAVIGGMVAVAVGPTDRVALGVLVAAAVVLGVAFVLPIGGADMPVVISLLNAFTGLAVAATGFVVHSTVVIIGGTLVGASGTLLTKLMSDAMGRSLANVLFAAVGSAPKGAGGAEGIPEGATVRSGTADDIGTMLAYASKVVIVPGYGLAVAQAQHTVRDLVRALEGRGVEVSFGIHPVAGRMPGHMNVLLAEADIPYEQLHDLEQANDEFRTTDVVLVVGANDVVNPAARTQSSSPIYGMPILNVDEAKTVVFLKRSMRPGFAGVDNPLFYNPKTVMLFGDAKASLAALVAAVKAA